A single region of the Streptomyces caelestis genome encodes:
- a CDS encoding pyridoxal phosphate-dependent decarboxylase family protein: protein MDELSRIFHHAAEHAAAYRRSLPERPVARPVDHAALRAAFSRPLNRAPADPFTVVDELVAAAETGLVATAGPRFFGFVVGGALPAATAAEILAAGWDQNAFNAALSPAALAAEEAAGGWLKDLLGIPATASTGFVTGGQAANTAGLAAARQHLLTEAGWDVARKGLGGAPRLRVVAGEERHATIDRSLRLLGLGTDCLETVRTDGRGALDTDDLRRVLASGPGTPAIVCAQAGNVNTGACDDLRTACDLTHAHGGWVHVDGAFGLWAAASPATRHLVDGVELADSWACDGHKWLNVPYDCGYAFCSRPAVHAGALSYTASYLTRADAAPAGGADYTAESSRRARGFATWAALRELGRDGVAALVDRCCSLARRFADGLSAAGLDVVNDVALNQVLVSFGDDARTDHVVRAVQNDGTCWMGATTWRGRRLMRVSVSGHATTEADVDRSIAAIVRLARTA from the coding sequence ATGGACGAGCTGAGCAGGATCTTCCATCACGCCGCCGAGCACGCCGCCGCCTACCGCCGCTCACTGCCCGAGCGGCCGGTGGCGCGGCCCGTCGACCACGCGGCGCTGCGCGCCGCCTTCTCCCGCCCCTTGAACCGCGCGCCCGCCGACCCCTTCACGGTGGTCGACGAGTTGGTGGCCGCCGCCGAGACCGGACTCGTCGCCACCGCGGGGCCGCGGTTCTTCGGCTTCGTCGTCGGCGGGGCGCTGCCCGCGGCCACCGCCGCGGAGATCCTCGCCGCCGGATGGGACCAGAACGCCTTCAACGCCGCGCTCTCGCCCGCCGCCCTGGCCGCGGAGGAGGCGGCGGGCGGCTGGCTGAAGGATCTGCTCGGCATCCCCGCCACGGCGTCCACCGGGTTCGTCACCGGCGGCCAGGCGGCCAACACCGCAGGGCTCGCGGCAGCCCGGCAGCATCTGCTCACCGAGGCCGGCTGGGACGTCGCGCGGAAGGGGCTGGGCGGCGCCCCGCGCCTGCGGGTGGTCGCGGGCGAGGAGCGACACGCCACCATCGACCGCTCGCTGCGGCTGCTCGGCCTGGGCACCGACTGCCTGGAGACGGTCCGCACCGATGGACGCGGCGCCCTCGACACCGACGACCTGCGCCGCGTGCTGGCGTCCGGCCCGGGCACGCCGGCGATCGTCTGCGCCCAGGCGGGCAACGTGAACACCGGCGCCTGTGACGACCTCCGTACCGCCTGCGATCTCACCCATGCCCACGGCGGCTGGGTGCACGTCGACGGCGCCTTCGGCCTGTGGGCGGCCGCGAGCCCGGCGACCCGCCACCTCGTCGACGGCGTCGAACTGGCCGACTCCTGGGCCTGCGACGGCCACAAGTGGCTGAACGTGCCCTACGACTGCGGCTACGCCTTCTGCTCCCGCCCCGCCGTCCACGCCGGCGCCCTGTCGTACACCGCCTCCTACCTCACCCGCGCCGACGCTGCCCCGGCCGGCGGTGCCGACTACACCGCCGAGTCCTCCCGCCGCGCACGCGGCTTCGCCACCTGGGCGGCGCTGCGCGAACTCGGCCGTGACGGCGTCGCCGCGCTCGTGGACCGCTGCTGCTCCCTCGCCCGCCGCTTCGCCGACGGCCTGTCCGCAGCGGGCCTCGACGTGGTCAACGACGTGGCGCTCAACCAAGTCCTCGTCAGCTTCGGCGACGACGCCCGCACCGACCACGTCGTGCGGGCCGTGCAGAACGACGGGACCTGCTGGATGGGCGCCACCACCTGGCGCGGCCGGCGGCTGATGCGCGTCTCCGTCTCCGGACACGCCACGACAGAGGCCGACGTCGACCGGTCTATCGCGGCGATCGTGCGGCTGGCGCGGACGGCGTGA
- a CDS encoding LysE family translocator: MTIAFLLTTLVVVATPGTGVVYTLAAALSRGRRASVVAAFGCTLGIVPHLLATVTGVAALLHASATAFQVLKYAGVAYLLYMAWATVRDKEALVVEERAAPVSARRVIVRGVLINILNPKLTIFFFAFLPQFVSPGEPHAVVRMVGLGGVFMLATFAVFAAYGVLAASVRSHVIGRPRVMAWLRRGFAGSFVALGAKLAFTAR; the protein is encoded by the coding sequence ATGACCATCGCGTTTCTGCTGACCACTCTTGTCGTCGTCGCCACGCCGGGCACCGGAGTCGTCTATACCCTCGCCGCCGCGCTCTCGCGGGGCCGGCGCGCGAGTGTCGTCGCGGCCTTCGGGTGCACGCTCGGGATCGTGCCACATCTGCTGGCCACGGTCACCGGGGTCGCCGCCCTGCTGCACGCCAGCGCGACCGCGTTCCAGGTGCTGAAGTACGCCGGGGTCGCCTATCTGCTGTACATGGCGTGGGCGACGGTGCGGGACAAGGAGGCGCTCGTGGTGGAGGAGCGGGCGGCGCCGGTGTCCGCGCGGCGGGTGATCGTGCGGGGTGTGCTGATCAACATCCTCAATCCGAAGCTGACGATCTTCTTCTTCGCGTTCCTGCCGCAGTTCGTGAGCCCCGGGGAGCCGCACGCGGTGGTGCGGATGGTGGGGCTCGGCGGGGTGTTCATGCTGGCGACCTTCGCCGTGTTCGCCGCGTACGGGGTGCTGGCCGCGTCGGTGCGCAGCCATGTGATCGGGCGGCCGCGGGTGATGGCGTGGCTGCGGCGGGGGTTCGCGGGGTCGTTCGTGGCACTCGGGGCGAAGCTGGCGTTCACGGCACGGTAG
- a CDS encoding glycine--tRNA ligase, producing the protein MAADKIDTIVSLSKRRGFVFPCSEIYGGQRAAWDYGPLGVELKENLKRQWWRYMVTSREDVVGIDSSVILAPEVWVASGHVATFTDPLTECTSCHKRFRADHLEEAYEAKHNRLPENGLADVNCPNCGNKGQFTEPKQFSGLLSTHLGPTQDSGSVAYLRPETAQGIFTNFAQVQTTSRRKPPFGIAQMGKSFRNEITPGNFIFRTREFEQMEMEFFVKPGEDEKWQEYWMEQRWNWYTGLGLREENMRWYEHPKEKLSHYSKRTADIEYRFQFGGSEWGELEGVANRTDYDLGAHSKASGQDLSYFDQEAGERWTPYVIEPAAGVGRAMLAFLLDAYIEDEAPNAKGKMEKRTVLRLDPRLSPVKVAVLPLSRNPELSPKAKGLAQALRQHWNIDFDDAGAIGRRYRRQDEIGTPFCVTVDFDTLEDNAVTVRERDTMKQERVSLDQIEGYLAARLVGC; encoded by the coding sequence GTGGCCGCCGACAAGATCGACACCATCGTCAGCCTGAGCAAGCGCCGTGGCTTCGTATTCCCCTGTAGTGAGATCTACGGCGGCCAGCGCGCCGCCTGGGACTACGGCCCGCTGGGTGTCGAGCTCAAGGAGAACCTCAAGCGCCAGTGGTGGCGCTACATGGTGACGTCGCGCGAGGACGTCGTCGGTATCGACTCGTCCGTGATCCTGGCCCCCGAGGTCTGGGTCGCCTCCGGCCACGTCGCCACCTTCACGGACCCGCTGACCGAGTGCACCTCCTGCCACAAGCGGTTCCGCGCGGACCACCTGGAGGAGGCCTACGAGGCCAAGCACAACCGCCTGCCGGAGAACGGCCTCGCGGACGTCAACTGCCCCAACTGCGGCAACAAGGGCCAGTTCACCGAGCCCAAGCAGTTCTCGGGCCTGCTGTCCACCCACCTCGGCCCCACGCAGGACTCCGGCTCCGTCGCCTACCTGCGCCCCGAGACCGCGCAGGGCATCTTCACCAACTTCGCCCAGGTGCAGACCACCTCGCGCCGCAAGCCGCCGTTCGGCATCGCCCAGATGGGCAAGTCCTTCCGCAACGAGATCACGCCCGGCAACTTCATCTTCCGCACCCGCGAGTTCGAGCAGATGGAGATGGAGTTCTTCGTCAAGCCGGGCGAGGACGAGAAGTGGCAGGAGTACTGGATGGAGCAGCGCTGGAACTGGTACACCGGTCTCGGCCTGCGCGAGGAGAACATGCGGTGGTACGAGCACCCGAAGGAGAAGCTCTCCCACTACTCCAAGCGCACCGCCGACATCGAGTACCGCTTCCAGTTCGGCGGCAGTGAGTGGGGCGAGCTGGAGGGTGTCGCCAACCGCACCGACTACGACCTCGGCGCCCACTCCAAGGCCTCCGGCCAGGACCTCAGCTACTTCGACCAGGAGGCCGGCGAGCGCTGGACCCCTTACGTCATCGAGCCCGCGGCCGGTGTCGGCCGCGCGATGCTGGCGTTCCTCCTGGACGCCTACATCGAGGACGAGGCGCCCAACGCCAAGGGCAAGATGGAGAAGCGCACGGTGCTGCGCCTCGACCCGCGCCTGTCCCCGGTGAAGGTCGCGGTGCTGCCGCTGTCCCGGAACCCGGAGCTGTCCCCGAAGGCCAAGGGCCTCGCCCAGGCCCTGCGCCAGCACTGGAACATCGACTTCGACGACGCCGGCGCCATCGGCCGCCGCTACCGCCGCCAGGACGAGATCGGTACGCCGTTCTGCGTGACCGTCGACTTCGACACCCTGGAGGACAACGCGGTCACCGTCCGCGAGCGCGACACGATGAAGCAGGAGCGCGTCTCCCTCGACCAGATCGAGGGCTACCTGGCGGCCCGCCTGGTCGGCTGCTGA
- a CDS encoding metal ABC transporter substrate-binding protein has product MNVRRRLISATAVTAATALGLGALSACSSDSAATGNTDKFDVVASFYPMAFLAEQIGGDHANVTSLTEPGQEPHDLEISTKQRAQLEEADAALYLKGLQPAVDEAVSQTGIKTKIDAAGLTTLEDHGSTEHDHAGEEGHAEEEGHAEEKGHAEEEEHARDPHIWLDPVKYAEVAEGVGKAFEKADPDHAADYKKNTAALVKKLNDLNGEFENGLKDTKTKVFFTNHAAFGYLAERYGLTQEAISGLDPESEPSAARVRELQQEAKADGVTTVFYETLVSDKTAKTLAKDAKLKTDVLDPLEGITDKSRGDDYFQVMEANLKALRAALGAK; this is encoded by the coding sequence ATGAACGTACGACGACGCCTCATATCCGCCACCGCGGTCACCGCGGCCACCGCTCTCGGCCTCGGTGCTCTCTCCGCCTGCTCCAGCGACAGCGCGGCGACGGGCAACACGGACAAGTTCGACGTCGTCGCGTCGTTCTACCCGATGGCCTTCCTCGCCGAGCAGATCGGCGGCGACCACGCGAACGTCACCAGTCTGACCGAGCCCGGCCAGGAGCCGCACGACCTGGAGATCAGCACCAAGCAGCGGGCGCAGCTGGAAGAGGCCGACGCGGCGCTCTACCTCAAGGGCCTCCAGCCCGCCGTCGACGAGGCGGTCTCGCAGACCGGCATCAAGACGAAGATCGACGCGGCCGGCCTGACCACCCTCGAGGACCACGGCAGCACCGAGCACGACCACGCGGGCGAGGAGGGTCACGCCGAGGAGGAGGGCCACGCCGAGGAGAAGGGGCACGCCGAGGAGGAGGAGCACGCCCGCGACCCGCACATCTGGCTGGACCCGGTGAAGTACGCCGAGGTCGCCGAGGGCGTGGGCAAGGCCTTCGAGAAGGCCGACCCGGACCACGCGGCCGACTACAAGAAGAACACCGCGGCCCTGGTCAAGAAGCTGAACGACCTCAACGGCGAGTTCGAGAACGGCCTGAAGGACACCAAGACCAAGGTCTTCTTCACCAACCACGCCGCCTTCGGCTACCTCGCCGAGCGCTACGGCCTCACCCAGGAGGCCATCTCCGGCCTCGACCCCGAGAGCGAGCCCAGCGCCGCCCGGGTCAGGGAGCTCCAGCAGGAGGCCAAGGCCGACGGCGTCACCACCGTCTTCTACGAGACACTTGTCTCCGACAAGACCGCGAAGACCCTCGCCAAGGACGCGAAGCTCAAGACGGACGTCCTCGACCCGCTGGAGGGCATCACCGACAAGTCCCGCGGCGACGACTACTTCCAGGTCATGGAAGCCAACCTCAAGGCCCTTCGGGCGGCCCTGGGAGCCAAGTGA
- a CDS encoding metal ABC transporter ATP-binding protein yields the protein MNEPVVSLRGVRADLGSRPVLRGIDLTVHHGEVVALLGANGSGKSTAVRSIIGQVQTGAGEIRLFGTDRRRFRDWHRVGYVPQRTTAAGGVPATVTEVVSSGRLSRARFGVLRKADRAAVRAALELVGMADRAKDSVNALSGGQHQRVLIARALASEPELLIMDEPMAGVDLASQEVLAHTLREQVSQGTTVLLVLHELGPLEPLIDRAVVLRDGCVVHDGPPPKAVGQHALPGHDHVHPHAPAGAEPIRTGLLS from the coding sequence ATGAACGAGCCCGTCGTATCCCTGCGCGGCGTCCGCGCGGACCTGGGCTCGCGCCCCGTCCTGCGCGGCATCGACCTCACCGTGCACCACGGTGAGGTCGTCGCGCTGCTCGGCGCGAACGGCTCCGGCAAGTCCACGGCCGTGCGCAGCATCATCGGCCAGGTGCAGACCGGCGCCGGCGAGATCCGGTTGTTCGGCACGGACCGCAGGCGGTTCCGCGACTGGCACCGCGTGGGCTACGTCCCGCAGCGCACCACGGCCGCGGGCGGGGTGCCCGCCACGGTGACCGAGGTGGTCTCCTCGGGCCGCCTGTCCCGGGCCCGCTTCGGCGTGCTGCGCAAGGCGGACCGCGCGGCCGTGCGCGCGGCCCTGGAGCTCGTCGGCATGGCGGACCGGGCCAAGGACTCGGTCAACGCCCTCTCGGGCGGCCAGCACCAGCGTGTCCTGATCGCCCGCGCCCTCGCCTCCGAGCCGGAGTTGCTGATCATGGACGAGCCGATGGCCGGCGTCGACCTGGCCAGCCAGGAGGTCCTCGCGCACACGCTGCGCGAGCAGGTCTCCCAGGGCACGACCGTGCTGCTCGTGCTGCACGAACTGGGCCCCCTGGAGCCCCTCATCGACCGGGCGGTCGTCCTGCGCGACGGCTGCGTCGTGCACGACGGCCCGCCCCCCAAGGCGGTCGGGCAGCACGCCCTGCCCGGCCACGACCACGTACACCCGCACGCACCCGCGGGCGCCGAACCGATCCGCACGGGACTGCTGAGCTGA
- a CDS encoding metal ABC transporter permease, whose protein sequence is MEILDYAFMQRALLAAVLVGITAPAVGIYLVQRRQALMGDGIGHVAMTGVGLGFLLTWSPVWMATLVSVIGAVLMELIRWYGRTRGDIALAMLFYGGMAGGVMFINLAPTGSNANLTSYLFGSLSTVSESDVTAICVLAAFVVLVTLGLRRQLFAVSQDEEFARVTGLPVRALNLLTAITAAVTVTVAMRVVGLLLVSALMVVPVAAAQQIGRSFAATFVIAVAIGVSVTIGGTVTSYYQDVPPGATIVLLTIGAFVVLTALATPLARRRARAQAAADPAHDPAECTIPGTRKTADEVGV, encoded by the coding sequence ATGGAGATCCTCGACTACGCCTTCATGCAGCGGGCGCTGCTCGCCGCCGTCCTGGTCGGCATCACGGCCCCCGCCGTGGGGATCTACCTGGTCCAGCGCCGCCAGGCCCTGATGGGCGACGGCATCGGCCACGTGGCGATGACCGGCGTCGGACTCGGCTTCCTGCTGACCTGGTCCCCGGTGTGGATGGCGACCCTCGTCTCGGTCATCGGCGCGGTCCTCATGGAGCTGATCCGCTGGTACGGCAGGACCCGCGGCGACATCGCCCTCGCGATGCTGTTCTACGGCGGCATGGCCGGCGGTGTGATGTTCATCAACCTCGCGCCGACGGGCTCCAACGCCAACCTGACGTCGTACCTCTTCGGCTCCCTGTCGACGGTGTCCGAGTCGGACGTCACGGCGATCTGCGTTCTGGCCGCCTTCGTCGTCCTGGTCACCCTCGGCCTGCGCCGGCAGCTTTTCGCGGTCAGCCAGGACGAGGAGTTCGCGCGGGTGACGGGCCTGCCGGTGCGCGCCCTGAACCTGCTGACCGCGATCACCGCGGCCGTCACGGTGACGGTGGCGATGCGGGTGGTCGGCCTGCTCCTGGTCAGCGCGCTGATGGTGGTGCCCGTCGCGGCCGCCCAGCAGATCGGCCGCAGCTTCGCCGCGACCTTTGTGATCGCCGTGGCCATCGGCGTGAGCGTGACGATCGGCGGCACCGTCACGTCGTACTACCAGGACGTCCCGCCCGGCGCGACGATCGTGCTGCTGACCATCGGCGCCTTCGTCGTGCTGACGGCGCTCGCGACTCCGCTGGCCCGGCGCCGCGCCCGCGCCCAGGCCGCCGCGGACCCCGCCCACGACCCTGCCGAGTGCACGATTCCGGGCACCCGGAAGACAGCCGACGAAGTCGGCGTCTGA
- a CDS encoding Fur family transcriptional regulator yields the protein MTTAGPSVKGRATRQRAAVAAALDEVDEFRSAQELHDMLKHKGDSVGLTTVYRTLQSLADAGEVDVLRTADGESVYRRCSTDDHHHHLVCRGCGKAVEVEGPAVEKWAEAIAIEHGFVNVAHTVEIFGTCADCAKASGG from the coding sequence GTGACGACCGCTGGACCGTCCGTGAAGGGCCGCGCCACCAGGCAGCGTGCCGCCGTGGCGGCGGCCCTGGACGAGGTCGACGAGTTCCGCAGCGCGCAGGAACTGCACGACATGCTCAAGCACAAGGGCGACTCGGTCGGGCTCACCACGGTCTACCGCACCCTGCAGTCCCTCGCCGACGCCGGTGAGGTCGACGTCCTGCGCACCGCCGACGGCGAGTCCGTCTACCGCCGCTGCTCCACCGACGACCATCACCACCACCTGGTGTGCCGCGGCTGCGGCAAGGCCGTCGAGGTCGAGGGCCCGGCCGTGGAGAAGTGGGCGGAGGCCATCGCCATCGAGCACGGCTTCGTGAACGTGGCCCACACGGTGGAGATCTTCGGCACCTGCGCCGACTGCGCGAAGGCCTCCGGCGGCTGA
- a CDS encoding isoprenyl transferase: protein MAVRGILGRQRREYRTPEPHPSGARPPKLGELVPQHVAIVMDGNGRWAKERGLPRTEGHKVGAERVLDVLQGAIEMGVGAISLYAFSTENWKRSPDEVRFLMNFNRDFIRKTRDQLDELGIRVRWVGRMPKLWRSVAKELQIAQEQTKGNDRLTLYFCMNYGGRAEIADAAQALAADVKAGKLDPSKVNEKTFAKYMYYPDMPDVDLFLRPSGEQRTSNYLLWQSAYAEMVFQDVLWPDFDRRDLWRACLEFASRDRRFGGAIPNEELLAMEGKQE, encoded by the coding sequence ATGGCCGTACGCGGGATCCTGGGGCGGCAGCGCCGGGAGTACAGGACGCCGGAGCCCCACCCGTCCGGCGCGCGGCCGCCGAAGCTCGGAGAGCTCGTACCGCAGCATGTGGCGATCGTCATGGACGGCAACGGGCGCTGGGCGAAGGAGCGGGGCCTGCCGCGCACCGAGGGGCACAAGGTCGGCGCCGAGCGGGTGCTCGACGTGCTCCAGGGCGCCATCGAGATGGGCGTGGGCGCCATCTCCCTGTACGCCTTCTCCACCGAGAACTGGAAGCGGTCGCCGGACGAGGTGCGCTTCCTGATGAACTTCAACCGGGACTTCATCCGCAAGACCCGCGACCAGCTGGACGAGCTGGGCATCCGGGTGCGCTGGGTGGGCCGTATGCCCAAGCTGTGGCGCTCGGTCGCCAAGGAGCTCCAGATCGCCCAGGAGCAGACCAAGGGCAACGACCGGCTCACGCTGTACTTCTGCATGAACTACGGGGGGCGCGCCGAGATCGCCGACGCGGCGCAGGCGCTGGCGGCCGACGTGAAGGCCGGGAAGCTCGACCCGTCCAAGGTCAACGAGAAGACCTTCGCGAAGTACATGTACTACCCGGACATGCCGGACGTCGACTTGTTCCTGCGCCCGAGCGGCGAGCAGCGCACCTCCAACTACCTGCTCTGGCAGAGCGCGTACGCCGAGATGGTCTTCCAGGACGTGCTGTGGCCGGACTTCGACCGCCGCGACCTGTGGCGGGCGTGCCTGGAGTTCGCCTCACGGGACCGGCGGTTCGGCGGGGCCATCCCGAACGAGGAGCTGCTGGCCATGGAGGGCAAGCAGGAGTAG
- the recO gene encoding DNA repair protein RecO, which produces MSLFRDDGIVLRTQKLGEADRIITLLTRGHGRVRAVARGVRRTKSKFGARLEPFSHVDVQFFARGSELVGRGLPLCTQSETIAPYGGGIVTDYARYTAGTAMLETAERFTDHEGEPAVQQYLLLVGGLRTLARGEHAPHLVLDAFLLRSLAVNGYAPSFTDCAKCGMPGPNRFFSVASGGSVCVDCRVPGSVVPSPQALELLGALLTGDWETADACEARYVREGSGLVSAYLHWHMERGLRSLRYVEK; this is translated from the coding sequence ATGAGTCTGTTCCGCGACGACGGCATCGTGCTGCGCACCCAGAAGCTGGGTGAGGCGGACCGGATCATCACGCTGCTCACCCGCGGTCACGGACGGGTACGGGCGGTGGCCAGGGGCGTGCGCCGGACGAAGTCGAAGTTCGGTGCGCGCCTCGAACCCTTCTCCCACGTCGACGTTCAGTTCTTCGCCAGGGGGAGCGAGTTGGTCGGGCGCGGGCTGCCGCTGTGCACGCAGAGTGAGACCATCGCGCCGTACGGCGGTGGGATCGTGACCGACTACGCGCGGTACACCGCCGGGACCGCGATGCTGGAGACCGCCGAGCGGTTCACCGACCACGAGGGGGAGCCGGCCGTGCAGCAGTACCTGCTGCTCGTCGGCGGGCTGCGGACCCTCGCCCGCGGGGAGCACGCACCGCATCTCGTGCTGGACGCGTTCCTGCTGCGCTCCCTCGCCGTCAACGGGTACGCGCCGAGCTTCACCGACTGCGCGAAGTGCGGCATGCCCGGGCCCAACCGGTTCTTCTCGGTCGCCTCGGGCGGTTCCGTCTGCGTGGACTGCCGGGTGCCCGGCAGCGTCGTACCCTCGCCCCAGGCCCTGGAGCTCCTCGGCGCGCTGCTTACGGGAGACTGGGAGACCGCGGACGCCTGCGAGGCGCGGTACGTCCGGGAGGGCAGCGGGCTGGTGTCCGCGTATCTGCACTGGCACATGGAGCGCGGGCTGCGCTCCCTGCGCTACGTCGAGAAGTAA
- a CDS encoding GNAT family N-acetyltransferase, translating to MRPAEPADVEPIAELRAVVMRPDLERLGRFDEHRVRQRLRDGFSPRHTRIIEADGTFAGSVALRPSENDENGHWLEHFYLSPGLQGRGLGTAVLHTLLTRTDADNALVRLNVLQGSPARRLYERHGFTIETQDAVDIFMLRLPGPAHPVIP from the coding sequence ATGCGCCCCGCCGAGCCGGCGGATGTCGAACCGATAGCGGAACTGCGGGCGGTGGTGATGCGCCCGGACCTGGAACGGCTGGGCCGCTTCGACGAACACCGGGTCAGGCAACGGCTGCGAGACGGCTTCTCCCCCCGGCACACCCGGATCATCGAGGCCGACGGCACTTTCGCGGGCAGCGTCGCCCTGCGCCCGAGCGAGAACGACGAGAACGGCCACTGGCTGGAGCACTTCTACCTCTCCCCCGGCCTGCAGGGCCGCGGCCTCGGGACGGCCGTCCTCCACACCCTGCTGACCCGGACCGACGCCGACAACGCGCTCGTCCGCCTGAACGTCCTCCAGGGCAGTCCGGCCCGGCGCCTCTACGAACGCCACGGCTTCACGATCGAAACGCAGGACGCGGTCGACATCTTCATGCTGAGACTCCCGGGCCCTGCTCATCCAGTGATCCCGTAG
- a CDS encoding alpha/beta hydrolase: MKQKPIKRNASLVAATAVLLGLTVPMTASAADTDAGSLKWATCEGTGLDPRQQCATVDVPMDYSDPDGRQIQIAVSRIPSEKPSARRGALLLIPGGPGGSSLQDPSRKGRKLPQRVRDAYDLIGFAPRGMAPSSAVGCGVDSEDLALAKLPWPAPDGSVTETMATARRMSQACARNGGELLRHISTANEARDLDRVRAALGEARLSAWGVSYGTYVGAVYSQLFPHRTDRVVLDSNDNPDHTRVGRGWLAAFEVGVEENFPEFATWAAEPGNPYRVARRAADVRPLFLRLAERLDREPLPWPGADPAELNGNVLRQTMLTSLYDPDDYPTLAKTILAAREGTVPPAPRMPPESLMQNALAVGAGTLCNDVAWPRSAAHYQKGVDESRAKFPLTAGMPRGAMLCAAWPFTPKEPAVRITGRGPSNILLVQNERDVATPLAGARELRRALGERAVMVTVNSTGHNAYLANGNACGDRTVSRFLTTGKRPGSDVYCD; encoded by the coding sequence ATGAAGCAGAAGCCGATCAAGCGCAACGCCTCACTGGTCGCGGCCACCGCCGTCCTGCTCGGACTCACCGTTCCGATGACCGCCTCCGCCGCCGACACCGATGCCGGGTCCCTGAAGTGGGCCACGTGCGAGGGCACCGGCCTCGATCCCCGCCAGCAGTGCGCCACCGTCGACGTACCCATGGACTACTCCGACCCGGACGGGCGGCAGATCCAGATCGCCGTCTCCCGTATCCCCAGCGAGAAACCCTCCGCGCGTCGGGGAGCGCTGTTACTCATCCCCGGCGGGCCCGGTGGAAGCAGTCTCCAAGACCCCTCCCGCAAGGGGCGGAAGCTGCCGCAGCGCGTACGGGACGCCTACGACCTGATCGGGTTCGCGCCACGCGGGATGGCGCCGTCCAGCGCCGTGGGCTGCGGTGTCGACAGCGAGGACCTCGCCCTCGCGAAGCTGCCCTGGCCCGCCCCGGACGGTTCCGTCACCGAGACCATGGCCACCGCCCGGCGCATGTCGCAGGCCTGCGCCCGTAACGGCGGCGAGTTGCTGCGGCACATCAGCACCGCCAACGAGGCACGCGACCTCGACCGCGTCCGGGCCGCCCTCGGCGAGGCCAGGTTGTCCGCCTGGGGCGTCTCGTACGGCACCTACGTAGGGGCCGTCTACAGCCAGCTGTTCCCGCACCGCACGGACCGCGTCGTGCTGGACAGCAACGACAACCCGGACCACACCCGGGTGGGGCGCGGCTGGCTCGCCGCGTTCGAGGTCGGTGTGGAGGAGAACTTCCCGGAGTTCGCCACGTGGGCGGCCGAGCCGGGGAATCCGTACCGGGTGGCCCGCAGGGCCGCCGACGTGCGGCCCCTCTTCCTGCGCCTCGCCGAGCGGCTCGACCGCGAGCCCCTCCCCTGGCCCGGCGCCGACCCGGCGGAGCTGAACGGCAACGTCCTGCGCCAGACCATGCTGACGAGCCTGTACGACCCCGACGACTACCCGACACTGGCGAAGACGATCCTGGCCGCCCGCGAGGGCACCGTACCGCCCGCGCCCCGGATGCCGCCCGAGTCGCTGATGCAGAACGCCCTCGCGGTCGGCGCCGGCACCCTCTGCAACGACGTCGCCTGGCCCAGGTCCGCCGCCCACTACCAGAAGGGGGTCGACGAGAGCCGGGCGAAGTTCCCGCTGACGGCGGGCATGCCGCGCGGCGCGATGCTGTGCGCCGCCTGGCCGTTCACACCGAAGGAGCCCGCGGTACGGATCACCGGCCGCGGGCCGTCGAACATCCTGCTCGTGCAGAACGAGCGGGACGTCGCCACGCCGCTCGCCGGGGCCCGGGAGCTGCGCCGCGCCCTCGGGGAGCGTGCCGTCATGGTCACCGTGAACTCCACCGGCCACAACGCCTACCTCGCCAACGGCAACGCCTGCGGCGACCGGACCGTCTCCCGCTTCCTGACCACCGGGAAACGGCCCGGGTCCGACGTCTACTGCGACTGA
- a CDS encoding protein-tyrosine phosphatase family protein produces MSGVTELWNESDAGVLRLPSGRLVRGRGLRHPLDPTAPTPSYGLYLLGKQPPEVPWESGWLRWPDFRLPSDRAAAREVLADAWERASKERVEIACGGGRGRTGTALACLAVLDGVPEEEAVAYVRRHYDRHAVETPWQRRYVRRFGEG; encoded by the coding sequence ATGAGCGGCGTGACTGAGCTGTGGAACGAGAGCGACGCCGGTGTCCTGCGCCTGCCCTCTGGCCGACTGGTACGCGGCCGAGGCCTGCGCCACCCCCTGGACCCCACCGCGCCCACCCCCTCCTACGGCCTTTACCTGCTCGGCAAGCAGCCCCCTGAGGTCCCGTGGGAGTCCGGCTGGCTGCGCTGGCCCGACTTCCGCCTTCCTTCGGACCGAGCGGCCGCCCGCGAGGTGCTGGCCGACGCGTGGGAACGGGCCTCCAAGGAGCGCGTGGAGATCGCCTGCGGCGGAGGACGTGGCCGCACGGGCACGGCGCTGGCCTGCCTGGCGGTGCTGGACGGGGTGCCGGAGGAGGAGGCGGTGGCCTACGTTCGCCGGCACTACGACCGGCATGCGGTGGAAACGCCCTGGCAGCGGCGGTACGTACGCCGGTTCGGTGAGGGATGA